CGAAAAATATCAACAAGATCGATTTGTATATCGTCAGGGATATCAGTTAATGATGGGTAACATTTTTTATTGAGTACTTCAGAAACCGCAGGGTTTACAGGTATAACATTGTATCCAGCATTTTCTAGATACCACGCAACTTTATAACTATCTTTTTCGGTATTTTTTGATATACCAACAACAGCAATATTTTTGGATTCATCTAGTATTTTATCTATTAATTCCTTTTGGTTTTTCATATTTCCTCTTTAGGTTAATATTGTAATAAATTTTGATAATTGTATTGATAAAAGAATATTGTTACAATTCGTAAATTATACACTATATTCATATAGTAAGAGGTCAATATATGCAATCGACTAAAGAATTTCGCCAAAAAGTCAGGACAGGGGAATGGGTAAGCCAGACATCTGGTGTTGAATATGACATAGTGCAAACGAATGTTGTGATTTTACCCAAGGAGTATGCATTTGACTTTTTACTCTTCTGCCAAAGAAATCCAAAATCTTGTCCGATTATAGAAGTCTTAAATCCAGGTCAATTTGAACCAATAAATTCAGCACCACAGGCTGATATAAGAACTGATATTCCTAGATATAATATATATAGAGATGGAGTATTCATAGAAGAAGTGTTTTCTATAGAAAAGTATTGGACTGATGATTTGGTGACATTTCTTCTGGGGTGCAGCTTTACATTCGAGCATGCACTTTTACAGTCAGGAATACATCTTAGGCATATTGAACAAAGTAAAAATGTTGCCATGTATAAGACA
The window above is part of the SAR202 cluster bacterium genome. Proteins encoded here:
- a CDS encoding CoA-binding protein, producing the protein MKNQKELIDKILDESKNIAVVGISKNTEKDSYKVAWYLENAGYNVIPVNPAVSEVLNKKCYPSLTDIPDDIQIDLVDIFRRPEFVAPIVDDAIKIGTKTIWMQDTIEDQESAEKASQKGIQVIMNNCTMREHKKRNNILDS
- a CDS encoding putative hydro-lyase, yielding MQSTKEFRQKVRTGEWVSQTSGVEYDIVQTNVVILPKEYAFDFLLFCQRNPKSCPIIEVLNPGQFEPINSAPQADIRTDIPRYNIYRDGVFIEEVFSIEKYWTDDLVTFLLGCSFTFEHALLQSGIHLRHIEQSKNVAMYKTNISTETSGKFHGPLVVSMRPIKKDRIIDSVVITSKLERAHGAPLHIGSPEEIGIKDIANPDYGEFVDIADDEEPVFWACGVTPQAVALDSKPSLMITHSPGHMFVTDLVSDDIK